The following nucleotide sequence is from Mangifera indica cultivar Alphonso chromosome 1, CATAS_Mindica_2.1, whole genome shotgun sequence.
ATTGTCTTGGTCTTGGGCCTTTTCTCACTCCGGATTTTCTAAATTTTGCCACCAGCCTCTTATCCTGCCAACACAGAGCTCAGGAATTTAGTCCTGAAAATGTTCAAGGGCACCTCAACCAAATGCTATCCTTTCAACAAAACTTGCTTCAGTGCCCTGTTGAAGCCTGCACAAAGCCGGCTAGTGAGTCAAGTGCTCAATTTCTGAGTGAAACCCAACTCCTGCAAGCCAATTTGGAGCAAATTTCTCAAGAACCCAGCAACTTTGGCTGGCAAAATTCCCTAGCAAACTTGAATCAGGATGGTGCAGAGTGTTTCCAAATGCCAAACGGATCTACTGAAACAACAAACTATGGCTATCAGTACAGTTACAGTGACTCTCTATCACACAACCAAGCAAAAATTTCCAACATAAATGGTGGCAACATCCCAAAAATGAGCTTTGGTTCGATTCTATCGACGCCTTCTTCTACCTCAACTCCGATGAATTCATCATCTACAACCTATGTCAATGGTAGCACTGAAGATGAGAGGGACAGTTACTGCAGCAATGCATTGTTCGACAGATTGGATGCCATTGGACTTCtgtaaaacaaatttgaaatccGAAGAACTGTATAATCTCTGTATTAAACTTTATGAGCATTTAGATTTTAGTGcttgaaacaaaagaagaaaagagatcAAGGGCAAAGGTGAACAATTAAAGCTCAAGTCATCAAGAGATTGCGTGCGCATATCTTGTTAGCACAACAAAATGTGGAAATAAAATTAGCAAAAATTGTTCAAGCATCTTCAAAATCATCTGCAAAATTGTGCACTTACATTTAAATCATCTGAATCTGAAGCCCCTGGTAAAACATAGATCAACTAAAAATctgcaattaaaaaaaaaatctttgaatcaAAGTTAACTTGTTGGAGATGAACACATTCGAAAATTTTCCAGTTGCACATTGCTTTCATGATTCCTCCCGCTGTTATTCCGATAGAGCTAAACTCTTCAACCCAGTTGTTCTGCAACCCTGTTGAAGCCATTGCTAGCCTTTCAGCAAGTAAAGAAGATGGTCATCTGAAATTTCCATCTCACTGGGTAATGAGGAATCCCATTCAACTTAGACTGCCCTTTGAAGTTGCACCAatcatacaaaataaataaaacccgGTACAGTCTACCTATTAAACCTCTTTTGTGTCCAGTCTACCTATTAAACCTCTTTTGTGTCCAACAGAAGACTTGCCAACAGCCTAATTGCCATGGCTGGCACACTGAAGTGACATTGCCAGACAAGTAAGAGGACTGAATATTTTCTGAAGGTGATCACGATTCATGTCCACCCAATTCCTCAAGATGAAAACGATTcttccattttttcacttttactacataattaacttaattaccatgttggtaataaaaaaaaaaaaaaaatagatgcaaTATTTTAGGGAGtttttataaggccaaaggactatttcccacttaagtTTAGTTGcgtttttttaaatcatatctataggatttaaaaaattcaaagttttattcATTAACTAACtggggttaaaattttttattagaggcaggcgtaaaaccatcattttattaataatactaaaaaaatataaaattaattcattcccCCCCCTAAGTTTTAAAGTCTAACATTTCACCCTTACCTAGAGTTTTCTatctttaaaaagttatattccTCCCCCTTCCCCCCCAAACCTTAGACATGTTTTCTTCTCCCCTCCAATGTCGACGACCTTCTCTCTCCACCTTAAACCATTGATCGATGTAcgaaaaataatctaaaacaaatttttttggtAGAGGTGAAAAAATCATATCTATTCCAGACCTCTTCATCTCGTCATTGTCTCTTCAACAACAAGACGAAGAGATCTAGATATCTTTTTCTCTAATGAAGAGATTCTAGATTTCTTAGTTGCCAGATCTCTTTGTCTTCGACAAAGAGATTCGAATAAAGAGATTCATTTTAGATTTCTTCTCATGCATCAACCAAAGGTGTAAGGTGGAGAAGGGAGGTTGTCAACGTCAGAGAAGAAGGCTGGAGAggtgatgaaaaaaattaagggagaaaatataacttttcaaaattaaaaaactttagccattaatgaagttgttagtttttaaaatttaaagagaaataaatgaattttatatctttttaatattattaatagaatGATTTACTtctgtttttaataaaaatttttaataataattgcGTTATAGATgaaactttgaatttttcaaactttacaaatatgatttttatatgcaacaaaatttgggtgagaaatagtcctttggcctttttaaaacctaatttcATGATGGGTTTTCTAAATTGGCAATTAGAATGATGAAAAATCAGTACTTCATTAATagtatcattattattataattatatttcctAATATTTCTACTGTcaatcttaataaaaataattaaaagcaccctctaataataataaatattcctTATCAAGTTAAAAGGGTAATTCTAGAACTAAACTTGAAGGTCAAGAAAACCCTTTTTTCTCAAATAAATGGGTATTCTAACACGTGTCATATTCTGATTACTGATGCACGTAACCTGTTTTTCTGCCTTTCCTTCCGTCACGCAGAATCTAAGAGACGTATAAACTGTAGACTTCTCTCTGGTTCTCGAGAGGAACAATTACGTTACTGTTTTATTTGTTGGTTTTACGTCTCTTCCTCTTCTCCGTCGTCGGCTTTTTCAGGTGCTTATATGTTTACATTGCAACTCAATAACTGTgctatgaaattataatataatttgaagttttgcgatgtaatttgattattgtatcactgagttttttatttttgttttgaactcGCTACTCATCATCAAACTAGGTATAGTATGGAGAATGAAAAGCAGTTTCAATTAATAGACTGAAGTTTAGGGTAgagtttttattgtttgttatttCTAGACTTGGAACTAGCAACATATGCAGTAAGTATTGTTCTTTAAGAGGTTTTGTATCTCATTATTTGTGAAAATTACCAGGTAGACAAAAATCATTAGGTTGACATTGATAAGCTTCAATTGTAGATTTatttttgacttaaatttattgCCCTTTCAAAAACAAAGTGACAAAGCGATATGTCTGCATACAAACACTGTTTGATACATAAAGAGATTTTAAGGAATATGGTATTAGCTTTAATTTAGGGTTAAATGTCGGGTGAAACAATGGAATCTGTAACTTATCCAACTTTATTTTGTGCGTGTCTAACAAGATATGGTGATGTTGATTGAAAGTTCTGGTGTGTTTGACAATAATATGTAATTGTCTTTTGCAGATGAAGAAGACTGAGTTTGAGCAAAAGAAGATTTGTGGTGAGATGAAGGAAGGGTCCTTGAGAAGATGGGAGGATTTAGATCCTCATATTctcaagaaaatattttccttCACAGACTTGCCCGGTAATGTTTTAAGAGTGTGTCAATCATGGCGATTATGCTGTTGGGATATCTTGTTTTGGGAGCAAAATGAGATTGATTTGAGTCCTATAATGGCCGCTCTTAGAAATGTTGATTCTTTTTCTGGAATATCATTCAAACTTCGCCATTTGACTCCTAAAAATGTCCAGTTATTGGATGGTTTTAAGGATATAGATGTCGAATTCATGAAGCTATTAGAAAGTATATTTTTCGGCAAGGATGCATTTGGGATTTCTTTGGAGCATTGGAGATTGTCCATAAAGAGTATTTTAATTCCAAAATACCTCGAGATATCAGACCATCATCTTCTTTACATTGCAGAAAGGTATTTGATTCAATATTCTTTCtctgtttaaaaatttttacagtAGTACTTATCACTTTTAATGGAAATTTCATGAATAATTTATGCTGTATTACAGAATACCAAGACTTGAAAGTTTAACTCTACTTGGCACCTCAAGAATAACCAACGGAGGCTTTACAAATGCAGTTTGTAACTGgaaacatgttaaacacataaTTCTTGGGCATATCTTCTGTAATCAAAGCTTTATTTGTATATTAGAAGAGATTGGCAAAGTCTGCCATGAACTTAGAACACTAAAGGTAAGTGGGCGCCTCCGTTTGCAGGCAAGTATAGCATATGGTGTAAGTAAGAACATGGAAGACAGGGAAAAGCAGAAGTTTGAAGTTGCATTCTTACTCAGAGAGGTTATGAATATTTTCTTGTCCAACTGCCCGAAGATGGAAAAGATTCTTTTTAATGATTGTTTCATAGACTATGAATTGACTGATTTACTTGAATGGAGTCGTTTGGTTTTCACCATTAAATTTGACGAAAGAGCGAAAGAAAGGCGGTGGCATTTTGCAGCTGGAAGTAAATACATTGAACAAGCCACTGAATCTTACTTGCTGAAGGAGTTTAAGCTATGGAAGGATGAACAACCGCCATGGATGGAGCTTCATTCGTGGgctatatttaaacaaattagcTAGTTTCCAGGCCGAAGGCCCTCTGAATTTCTGTAATCCCGTGTCagtttcatctttctttctcAAAATACATTGTTCATCGTATTCTAGTACATTATGTTAGCTCATATTTACCTCTTTTGTCTTAATGCTTGCTGATGAACCGTCTATAGCTTTCTCAAGCGTTGCCTATTTTATCCCAGATTTCAGTGGAACTTTGTTGGAAACTTGAACGTAAgacaattgattttttataatatggaTTTCATTTTTAAACTTCTAAGCCTAATATATTTCTATATAGTATTAGAATCTAAAACTAAATGGGTTGACCTAATAGCTTAAAATAATCTTGAATACCAAGTGCCAAAGCACCCAGTCGAATGGTGGGTTTAATGGCCTATGGTAATTAAACGGTGGACTTAACAATCTATGATACCACATGAGTGGATCTAACAATCTAAAATAACGACGAGTTTAATAGCTTATAATAATTACATTTGAGAGAGAGTGTTGAAGACTAAAAAATCCCAcgtcaaataaaaataatataaataagtgatatataaatGTGATAGATTGAACATTTACAcaagtaaattaattttgagtaaTATAAGTTTTGATCTCCGTACTTATAgacctaatatatttttacaaacttGAACTAAACAAATTACTACAATAGATTGTATGTTCCATTAATTTGAGAGAACTTGCAAACAAATTGTTGTCATACTAATAAATTTCACCCAGCTAGTGCACCATTCACTATGTTGGTCACCCAAATCTTGACATTGCTTATCCTATTGATAATATTGGTTAATGCATTAAAGAGTTTTCAACAACTAgtgataatattgtttatcacATTAAGGAGTTTTCAACAACATTACAAACCAGTTCGCACAAGTTTaagttgaattttaaaaatttgaaccaaatttaaattaaacttagattcAATTTGACTTGTTCGGAATTTACCCTTAAATGCAATCACAAATGTTCCCATAATTTGTCATAGATTTTTTCTTCCGTTAGGATGCAATTTTCCTTCACGTTTCTCCCATCCGAGAAGCCCAATCTATATTTAATTCTAAGCTTTATCCCAATTGAACACCAACGATTAATAAACTACtgtttcaattataaatataaattatatactaaaaccTTACTTTTAAATACCCGAGGCGAATACAGAACTTTGAGAGGGCAATTGGTTTTTGCTGccttttctttgattttctccagaaacaaacaaacaatcatGAAGATGGATTACAGCCCAGATGATCCAGTGGCTGGTTTCCAAGAAAGAGATATTGAGAAGTGCAAAGAAGTGGAAAAGCAGTTCATGGCTGCCATAGGCTATGCGGATAGCAAAGAAGTGATTCTGAGAATGACAGCTACGCGTGTGATCCTTGAAGTAAGTTCTTCCgatt
It contains:
- the LOC123214035 gene encoding uncharacterized protein LOC123214035, translated to MKKTEFEQKKICGEMKEGSLRRWEDLDPHILKKIFSFTDLPGNVLRVCQSWRLCCWDILFWEQNEIDLSPIMAALRNVDSFSGISFKLRHLTPKNVQLLDGFKDIDVEFMKLLESIFFGKDAFGISLEHWRLSIKSILIPKYLEISDHHLLYIAERIPRLESLTLLGTSRITNGGFTNAVCNWKHVKHIILGHIFCNQSFICILEEIGKVCHELRTLKVSGRLRLQASIAYGVSKNMEDREKQKFEVAFLLREVMNIFLSNCPKMEKILFNDCFIDYELTDLLEWSRLVFTIKFDERAKERRWHFAAGSKYIEQATESYLLKEFKLWKDEQPPWMELHSWAIFKQIS
- the LOC123214026 gene encoding transcription factor MYB41 — its product is MGKSSGSDKNGLKKGPWTAEEDQKLVDYIQKHGHGKWRTLPKNAGLKRCGKSCRLRWTNYLRPDIKRGMFSVGEEETIVQLHKVLGNKWSAIAAHLPGRTDNEIKNYWNTHIKKKLLKMGIDPVTHCPRLDLLQLSSFLASNFCNSSQVNASNCLGLGPFLTPDFLNFATSLLSCQHRAQEFSPENVQGHLNQMLSFQQNLLQCPVEACTKPASESSAQFLSETQLLQANLEQISQEPSNFGWQNSLANLNQDGAECFQMPNGSTETTNYGYQYSYSDSLSHNQAKISNINGGNIPKMSFGSILSTPSSTSTPMNSSSTTYVNGSTEDERDSYCSNALFDRLDAIGLL